In a genomic window of Amphiprion ocellaris isolate individual 3 ecotype Okinawa chromosome 11, ASM2253959v1, whole genome shotgun sequence:
- the spegnb gene encoding LOW QUALITY PROTEIN: SPEG neighbor protein (The sequence of the model RefSeq protein was modified relative to this genomic sequence to represent the inferred CDS: inserted 3 bases in 2 codons), which produces MSKAKTAPPPGCTLNINDPQVQEAAIRFQASYRGHRSRKELREKGPPKILQELRDVVLVEGSAAKLECRVSAFPDPFIVWHKDGKELKDGPKYRXVFEDPDFVALVVRDGVLADLGKYIVKIKNPFGQTSGYACILVEVPAKISRGPGSIKAKRGTTVVLKAEISGEPPPDVAWLKDGDDIDEDDRVFFDVGETSTILTXKNAKSSDAGKYEVFVENNLGTDQSFARVDIL; this is translated from the exons ATGTCCAAAGCTAAGACTGCACCTCCTCCTGGGTGCACTCTAAACATCAATGATCCTCAAGTCCAGGAGGCTGCTATTCGATTCCAGGCCTCATATCGCGGTCACAG GTCACGCAAAGAGCTGCGAGAGAAAGGTCCTCCTAAGATCCTGCAGGAGCTCAGAGATGTGGTCCTTGTTGAGGGCAGCGCTGCAAAGCTGGAGTGCCGAGTCAGTGCTTTCCCAGATCCTTTCATCGTCTGGCACAAGGATGGCAAAGAGCTGAAGGACGGTCCAAAGTACCG TGTTTTTGAAGACCCGGATTTTGTGGCACTCGTGGTCCGTGACGGGGTTCTGGCTGATCTGGGAAAATACATTGTTAAGATTAAGAATCCATTTGGACAGACATCTGGATATGCCTGTATTCTAGTGGAAG TTCCTGCTAAAATTTCTAGAGGTCCAGGCAGCATCAAGGCCAAGAGAGGGACAACAGTCGTTCTGAAGGCTGAAATAAGTGGAGAACCTCCTCCAGATGTTGCCTGGCTCAAAGATGGAGATGACATTGATGAAGATGACAG GGTATTCTTTGATGTTGGAGAAACCAGCACAATCTTGA TCAAAAATGCAAAGTCATCTGACGCTGGCAAGTatgaagtgtttgtggagaacaATCTGGGTACAGACCAGTCCTTTGCACGAGTGGACATCCTCTGA